From Pandoraea norimbergensis, the proteins below share one genomic window:
- a CDS encoding SDR family oxidoreductase, with the protein MIKIDLSARAALVTGGSSGIGLATAERLLEAGAAVAICGRNAERLTQAEAHLRERHPDARLIAAQCNVLDAGDVAALAERIQREFGRLDMLINNAGQGRVSTFADTTDDAWREELELKYFSVIRTTRACLPMLRDAARETGDAAIVCVNSLLALQPEPHMVATSSARAGIQNLVRSMASEFAPDGVRVNSILIGLVESGQWRRRFATQGEGKTWQEWTGELARKKQIQLQRLGRPEEAAAAIFFLASPQSSYTTGSHIDVSGGLARHV; encoded by the coding sequence ATGATCAAGATCGACCTTTCCGCACGCGCGGCGCTGGTCACGGGCGGTTCGTCCGGCATCGGGCTGGCCACCGCCGAGCGCTTGCTCGAAGCGGGTGCCGCTGTCGCGATCTGCGGCCGTAACGCCGAGCGGCTGACGCAAGCCGAAGCGCATCTGCGTGAGCGCCATCCGGACGCGCGCCTCATCGCGGCGCAATGCAATGTGCTCGATGCGGGCGACGTTGCCGCGCTCGCCGAGCGCATCCAGCGCGAGTTCGGGCGTCTGGACATGCTGATCAACAACGCCGGTCAGGGCCGCGTGTCGACCTTTGCCGACACCACCGACGACGCGTGGCGCGAAGAGCTTGAACTGAAGTACTTCAGCGTGATCCGTACCACGCGCGCCTGCCTGCCGATGTTGCGCGACGCTGCGCGTGAAACGGGCGATGCCGCGATCGTCTGCGTGAATTCGCTGCTCGCCCTTCAGCCCGAACCCCACATGGTGGCCACCTCGTCGGCGCGTGCCGGTATCCAGAATCTGGTGCGCTCGATGGCGAGCGAATTCGCGCCGGATGGTGTGCGCGTCAATTCGATTCTGATCGGGCTGGTGGAGTCGGGGCAGTGGCGCCGCCGTTTTGCCACGCAGGGCGAAGGCAAGACCTGGCAGGAGTGGACCGGCGAGCTGGCCCGCAAGAAGCAAATCCAGTTGCAGCGTCTGGGCAGGCCTGAAGAGGCGGCCGCAGCGATCTTTTTCCTGGCGAGCCCGCAATCGTCCTACACGACGGGCAGTCATATCGATGTTTCCGGAGGCTTGGCAAGACATGTCTAA
- a CDS encoding IclR family transcriptional regulator, with amino-acid sequence MSDQDAEGDAADAGPSESRYLVPGLERGLRILTQFSPRESVFSAPELSQRLGIPRTTVFRLLQTLEAMGFLERAGSEKNFRLGVAVLRLGFEYLSSLELTDLGIPIIERLRDATQLTSHIVIRDGRDIVFVAKAQSVAGVFNSIKVNVGTRLPAHATVHGHVLMGDLTLTELKALYPEKTLEKFTPQTPETLAELFERVREDAERGYAVSASSFERGISVVSAPVRSDTGRICAAITVTIPRANIDASMLDAGLIGQVREAADALSHRLNYRPGSDGRTTPYMKSLGLK; translated from the coding sequence ATGAGCGACCAAGACGCCGAAGGCGATGCCGCTGACGCCGGACCGTCCGAGTCACGCTATCTCGTGCCGGGGCTGGAGCGCGGTTTGCGCATCCTCACGCAGTTCTCGCCGCGCGAATCCGTGTTCAGCGCGCCGGAATTGTCGCAGCGTCTCGGCATTCCGCGCACCACTGTATTCCGTCTGTTGCAGACGCTCGAAGCCATGGGGTTTCTGGAGCGCGCAGGCAGTGAAAAGAACTTCCGTCTAGGCGTTGCCGTGCTGCGTCTGGGCTTCGAATACCTGAGCTCGCTGGAGTTGACCGATCTGGGCATTCCGATCATCGAGCGCTTGCGCGACGCGACCCAACTCACTTCGCACATCGTGATTCGCGATGGCCGCGACATCGTCTTCGTGGCGAAGGCGCAGAGCGTGGCGGGCGTGTTCAATTCGATCAAGGTGAACGTCGGCACGCGCTTGCCCGCCCATGCGACGGTCCATGGCCACGTGCTCATGGGCGATCTGACGCTGACCGAACTCAAGGCGCTTTACCCAGAAAAAACGCTGGAGAAATTCACGCCGCAAACGCCTGAGACGCTCGCCGAGCTTTTCGAGCGCGTGCGCGAAGACGCCGAGCGTGGCTATGCCGTGTCGGCCTCGTCGTTCGAGCGCGGCATCAGCGTGGTGAGCGCACCGGTGCGCAGCGACACGGGCCGCATTTGCGCGGCTATTACGGTCACGATTCCGCGCGCCAACATCGATGCGTCGATGCTCGATGCGGGCCTGATTGGCCAAGTGCGTGAAGCCGCCGATGCGCTGTCGCACCGTCTGAATTACCGGCCGGGCAGTGACGGCCGGACCACCCCCTACATGAAGTCACTGGGATTGAAATGA
- a CDS encoding alpha/beta fold hydrolase, whose protein sequence is MSAEALKSELPDANDANDGIVAPLCARLNAFAYRTIVTRAGTVGYRSTATADDGRIAVVMLHGIGSGAASWLAQFEAAGLDVALYAWDAPGYGQTSNVSDAEPHADAYADALEAWLDALGLDRVALVGHSLGAIMATKFASRAPQRVRGLFLCSPAGGYGKADPAVRVSKRDSRLAMLDKLGPAGIARERSDNLVAPNAADLPRAWVKWNMSRVLPAGYRQATHLLSNGDVAGELAQYVAANAGPVAVAVGAQDGITTPAACQVIADVAGVPLQIIDGAGHASYIETPDVLNAALAAWLDRVAAGGR, encoded by the coding sequence ATGTCAGCCGAAGCTCTCAAGTCCGAACTGCCCGACGCCAACGACGCCAACGACGGCATCGTCGCCCCGCTTTGCGCGCGACTGAATGCGTTTGCGTATCGCACCATCGTCACGCGTGCAGGGACGGTCGGCTATCGCAGCACCGCCACGGCTGACGACGGGCGCATTGCGGTCGTGATGCTGCACGGCATCGGCTCGGGCGCCGCGTCGTGGCTTGCCCAGTTCGAAGCGGCCGGTCTGGATGTCGCGTTGTATGCGTGGGATGCACCGGGCTACGGCCAGACGTCGAATGTGAGCGATGCCGAACCGCACGCCGACGCCTACGCCGATGCGCTCGAAGCATGGCTCGACGCGCTGGGTCTGGATCGCGTCGCGCTGGTTGGACACTCGCTCGGCGCGATCATGGCGACGAAGTTCGCCAGCCGTGCGCCGCAGCGCGTGCGCGGCCTCTTTCTCTGCTCGCCGGCGGGCGGCTACGGCAAGGCCGATCCGGCAGTCCGAGTGTCGAAGCGCGACAGCCGTCTGGCGATGCTCGACAAACTCGGGCCGGCCGGCATTGCGCGCGAGCGCAGCGACAACTTGGTCGCGCCGAATGCTGCGGACCTGCCGCGCGCTTGGGTGAAATGGAATATGAGCCGTGTGCTGCCCGCGGGTTATCGGCAGGCAACGCATCTGCTGTCGAACGGCGATGTCGCAGGCGAGTTGGCGCAGTACGTGGCCGCCAACGCTGGGCCGGTGGCCGTGGCCGTCGGCGCGCAGGACGGCATTACGACGCCCGCCGCCTGTCAGGTCATTGCCGACGTGGCCGGTGTGCCGTTGCAAATCATCGACGGCGCAGGCCATGCGTCGTATATCGAAACCCCCGACGTCCTGAATGCTGCGCTCGCGGCATGGCTGGACCGGGTGGCGGCGGGAGGGCGTTGA
- a CDS encoding cupin domain-containing protein, translating to MAQAEAKNTATPQAVESWTQAEGQPFSDWLDSRVARFSTRKYDWDALKFQADYDPKYRRAQMRYVGTGGTGVAKDVNTVPAGHFTFSTMVIPAGNIGPSHIHMDVEEIFFVMRGKMKVVCERDGETWEAILGERDLISVPPGVYRTEINIGDEDALMCVMLGSQKPVTPTYPPDSPLAKIKREQK from the coding sequence ATGGCGCAAGCCGAAGCTAAAAACACCGCGACGCCTCAGGCCGTCGAGAGCTGGACGCAGGCCGAAGGTCAGCCGTTCAGCGACTGGCTGGACTCGCGTGTGGCGCGTTTTTCGACGCGCAAGTACGACTGGGATGCCCTCAAGTTTCAGGCCGACTACGACCCGAAGTATCGCCGTGCGCAGATGCGCTACGTCGGCACGGGCGGCACGGGGGTGGCCAAGGATGTCAACACGGTGCCCGCCGGTCATTTCACGTTCTCGACCATGGTGATCCCGGCCGGCAACATCGGCCCGAGCCATATCCACATGGACGTGGAGGAAATCTTCTTCGTCATGCGCGGCAAGATGAAAGTGGTCTGCGAGCGTGACGGCGAGACGTGGGAAGCCATTCTCGGTGAGCGCGACCTGATCTCGGTGCCGCCGGGCGTGTACCGCACGGAAATCAACATCGGCGACGAAGACGCACTCATGTGCGTGATGCTCGGCTCGCAAAAGCCGGTCACGCCGACGTATCCGCCGGATTCGCCGCTCGCCAAGATCAAGCGCGAACAGAAGTAA
- a CDS encoding SDR family oxidoreductase — MTELPILPLDTATLAPLDGKKLLVTGGARGLGEGFVRAAVARGAQVTIADIATDAGQALAAELRDAGHAVSFVRVDLSDPSSVETAAKAAAEQMGGIDGLVNNGAITNSGGKLATELSIETWDAVMNVNVRGTWLMTMAALPYLRASGQGRVVNIASDTALWGAPRLLAYAASKGAVMAMTRSLARELGPDGITVNAIAPGLVEVEATAYVPVERHRHYLEGRALPRAQVPDDVVGPVLFLLSDASRFVTGQVLPVNGGFVMP, encoded by the coding sequence GTGACCGAACTGCCCATCCTCCCGCTCGACACTGCCACGCTCGCGCCGCTCGACGGCAAGAAGCTGCTGGTGACCGGCGGCGCGCGCGGTCTTGGCGAAGGCTTCGTACGCGCCGCCGTCGCACGCGGCGCGCAGGTGACCATTGCCGATATCGCGACAGACGCGGGACAAGCGCTCGCTGCCGAACTCCGCGATGCGGGCCATGCGGTCTCGTTCGTTCGCGTCGATCTGTCTGATCCGTCCTCAGTTGAAACCGCTGCCAAGGCGGCCGCCGAACAAATGGGCGGCATCGACGGGCTCGTGAACAACGGCGCCATCACCAACTCCGGCGGCAAGCTCGCCACCGAGTTGAGCATCGAGACGTGGGACGCCGTCATGAATGTGAACGTGCGCGGCACGTGGCTTATGACGATGGCGGCACTGCCGTATCTGCGGGCGTCGGGTCAGGGGCGTGTCGTGAACATCGCATCCGATACGGCGCTGTGGGGCGCACCGCGCCTGCTCGCTTACGCCGCCAGCAAGGGCGCCGTGATGGCGATGACCCGCTCACTGGCACGCGAACTCGGCCCCGACGGCATCACGGTGAACGCGATTGCGCCCGGGCTGGTGGAGGTCGAAGCCACCGCTTACGTGCCGGTCGAGCGTCATCGCCACTATCTGGAAGGACGCGCGTTGCCGCGCGCACAGGTGCCGGACGACGTGGTCGGGCCGGTGCTGTTTCTGCTCTCCGATGCATCCCGTTTCGTGACCGGTCAGGTGCTGCCGGTCAACGGCGGCTTCGTCATGCCGTGA
- a CDS encoding ABC transporter permease yields MKTLTKAQLTAGSFVLLLLFAAAWQWGPTAFGVPEFVLPKLSSTLVEGVRMFQVENLWLHVGVTALEVIAGFVIGSALGVLIGVILGLSPSTEAMLSPYILALQIAPKVAFAPLFVMWMGYTIYPKILVAVLIVFFPVMINVLGAVRSVDPDMVNLVRALCGRRWQIFRFVEFPSAMQALFAGLRIASTLAVIGVTVGELVGGDRGLGYLLVYGEGQGNTAMVFVAIAGLTVIGIAAYATVVWLERRALHYVPRASMNIA; encoded by the coding sequence ATGAAAACCCTCACCAAAGCCCAACTGACCGCTGGCAGTTTCGTGCTGTTGCTGCTCTTCGCGGCCGCGTGGCAATGGGGCCCGACGGCGTTCGGTGTGCCCGAGTTCGTGCTGCCCAAGCTGTCGTCGACGCTCGTCGAAGGCGTGCGCATGTTTCAGGTCGAGAACCTGTGGCTGCACGTCGGCGTGACGGCCCTCGAAGTGATCGCTGGTTTCGTGATCGGCTCGGCGCTCGGCGTGTTGATCGGGGTGATTCTCGGCTTGTCGCCCTCGACCGAAGCGATGCTTTCGCCGTACATCCTTGCGCTGCAAATCGCACCGAAGGTGGCGTTCGCGCCGCTGTTCGTGATGTGGATGGGCTACACCATCTACCCGAAGATTCTCGTGGCCGTGCTGATCGTCTTCTTCCCCGTGATGATCAATGTGCTGGGCGCCGTGCGCTCGGTCGACCCCGACATGGTCAATCTGGTGCGCGCGCTGTGCGGCCGCCGCTGGCAGATCTTCCGCTTTGTCGAATTCCCGTCGGCCATGCAGGCCCTGTTTGCCGGGCTGCGCATCGCCTCGACGCTCGCCGTGATCGGCGTGACCGTCGGTGAGCTCGTCGGTGGCGATCGCGGGCTGGGCTATCTGCTGGTCTATGGCGAAGGGCAGGGCAACACCGCCATGGTGTTTGTCGCCATCGCGGGGCTGACGGTCATCGGTATCGCTGCCTATGCGACCGTGGTCTGGCTTGAGCGCCGCGCACTGCACTACGTTCCGCGTGCGTCGATGAACATCGCTTGA
- a CDS encoding ABC transporter ATP-binding protein encodes MLRSIQLQDANVAEVYADARHTSATAPLPFAIEYRGVTRRFKNRQGKGEMTAVSNVSIGIKTGEFVSLIGPSGCGKSTLLNMGAGLYAPSEGQVTLAGKPVRGPSQQVAFMLQKDLLMPWRSIQKNVELGMQIRGRSKAERAEVAKTLLARCHLKGFENHYPHQLSGGMRQRAALARTLAVEPDVLLMDEPFSALDAQTKMVLQQDLAQMLAAEGKTALMITHDLAEAIALSDRVFVMSERPGTIIEEITVDLPHRDNPIERRKQAGMNEYVAHLMELLKVGRDDHLG; translated from the coding sequence ATGCTCAGGTCGATTCAATTGCAAGACGCGAACGTAGCCGAGGTGTATGCCGACGCACGTCACACGTCGGCGACGGCACCGCTGCCGTTTGCCATCGAATATCGCGGCGTGACGCGTCGATTCAAAAATCGCCAGGGCAAGGGCGAAATGACGGCGGTGTCGAACGTCTCTATCGGGATCAAGACCGGCGAGTTCGTCTCGCTGATCGGTCCGAGCGGCTGCGGCAAGAGCACGCTGCTCAACATGGGCGCTGGTCTGTACGCGCCCAGCGAAGGGCAGGTCACGCTGGCCGGTAAGCCGGTGCGCGGCCCGTCGCAACAGGTCGCCTTCATGCTGCAAAAAGATCTGCTGATGCCGTGGCGCTCGATTCAGAAGAACGTTGAGCTGGGCATGCAGATTCGCGGCCGCAGCAAGGCCGAGCGCGCTGAAGTGGCCAAGACGCTGCTCGCGCGCTGCCACCTGAAGGGTTTCGAGAATCACTATCCGCACCAGCTCTCGGGCGGCATGCGCCAACGTGCCGCACTGGCGCGCACGCTCGCCGTCGAGCCCGACGTGCTGCTCATGGACGAGCCGTTCTCCGCGCTCGATGCGCAAACGAAGATGGTGTTGCAACAGGATCTCGCGCAGATGCTGGCCGCCGAAGGCAAGACCGCGCTGATGATCACGCACGATCTGGCCGAAGCGATTGCGCTGTCGGATCGCGTGTTCGTGATGAGCGAGCGCCCGGGCACGATCATCGAAGAGATCACGGTCGATCTGCCGCATCGCGACAACCCCATCGAGCGCCGCAAGCAGGCGGGCATGAACGAATACGTCGCCCATCTGATGGAACTGCTCAAGGTCGGCCGCGACGATCACCTCGGTTGA
- a CDS encoding porin encodes MTKLAAAMLLAVGVPMAAHAQSNVTIYGSMDAGVAYVNNQGGSSNFLAQQGGTQPDRWGFRGVEDLGGGNRAIFLLENGFSTLNGNTLKAGAMFNRQSWVGLQSDTLGTVTIGHMTTFNFDWLGPFSTSYLGMNWYMFHPGNLDELANTSVVQVDNSVRYVTRDFAGFKAGAMISLGNTTNFATGKKWSVAANYTNGGFKASAVYSNENNRTPNVAVLGGATFQNQPVATYTASNVENMGAGASYGFGAWLLHALYTRVKLESPGYSDTYQAFDAGANYATSIANTITFGAATTSMSGKRWTQVSLGDVYALSKRTQVYVSGVYQHASGNGAVTAINTIGASSTANQVVIMSGVHHAF; translated from the coding sequence ATGACAAAACTGGCGGCAGCGATGCTGCTCGCCGTTGGTGTGCCGATGGCGGCCCATGCGCAAAGTAATGTGACGATCTACGGCAGCATGGATGCTGGCGTGGCGTACGTGAATAATCAGGGCGGCAGCAGCAACTTTCTCGCGCAACAAGGCGGCACGCAGCCGGATCGCTGGGGTTTTCGCGGCGTTGAAGATCTGGGCGGCGGCAATCGCGCGATCTTCCTGCTGGAGAACGGTTTCTCCACGCTCAACGGCAACACCCTCAAGGCGGGTGCGATGTTCAACCGCCAGTCGTGGGTCGGCTTGCAATCGGACACGCTGGGCACGGTCACGATCGGCCACATGACCACGTTCAACTTCGACTGGCTGGGTCCGTTCAGCACGTCGTATCTGGGCATGAACTGGTACATGTTCCACCCGGGCAACCTCGACGAACTGGCCAATACGTCGGTGGTGCAAGTGGATAACTCGGTGCGCTACGTCACACGCGACTTCGCGGGCTTCAAGGCAGGCGCCATGATCTCGCTGGGCAACACCACCAACTTCGCCACCGGCAAGAAGTGGAGCGTGGCCGCGAACTACACCAACGGGGGCTTCAAGGCGTCGGCGGTCTACTCGAACGAGAACAACCGTACGCCGAACGTCGCCGTCCTCGGTGGCGCCACCTTCCAGAACCAGCCGGTCGCAACCTATACGGCGTCGAACGTCGAGAATATGGGCGCGGGCGCTTCGTATGGCTTCGGCGCGTGGCTGCTGCACGCGTTGTACACGCGCGTGAAGCTCGAATCGCCGGGCTACAGCGACACCTATCAGGCCTTCGACGCCGGCGCGAACTACGCCACCAGCATCGCCAACACGATCACGTTCGGGGCGGCCACGACGAGCATGTCGGGCAAGCGCTGGACGCAGGTAAGTCTGGGCGACGTCTACGCCTTGTCGAAACGCACGCAGGTGTATGTGAGCGGCGTGTACCAGCACGCGAGCGGCAACGGCGCCGTCACCGCCATCAACACCATCGGCGCGTCGTCGACCGCCAATCAGGTCGTGATCATGTCGGGCGTGCACCACGCGTTCTGA
- a CDS encoding FAD-dependent monooxygenase: MQAPLIGINGAGIGGLAAAIALIRAGFRVRVYEQAAQFARVGADINLTPNAVRALDGLGVGNALRETAAQPSHRISRTWDSGEETSRLEMAQTAQTKYGAPQLTMHRADLLQALEQAVPAESIALGKKLVSFEAPGVGETGRIRLSFADGTHDDADVLIGADGIHSVVRTGLFGPESPEFTGVVAYRAVVPANKLGGVPNLGAFTKWWGPVASSQIVTFPLNLGRDIFVFATTAQDSWTLESWTAPGDVLELRAMYADYHPEARALLDACDSVLKSALYVRDPLPQWSRGRVSLLGDACHPMMPFMAQGAGMAIEDAVVMSRHLAEVGPNADADALAGALAGYEAARRERTARVQIGSRGNQWLKEGGNADWVYEYDAWQVPVAA; encoded by the coding sequence ATGCAAGCTCCCCTCATCGGCATCAACGGTGCCGGCATCGGCGGTCTGGCCGCCGCCATCGCGCTGATTCGTGCCGGTTTTCGTGTGCGCGTCTACGAACAGGCGGCCCAGTTCGCCCGCGTCGGCGCCGACATCAACCTGACGCCCAACGCCGTGCGGGCACTCGACGGTCTGGGCGTTGGCAACGCCTTGCGCGAAACCGCTGCACAGCCGAGCCATCGCATCAGCCGCACGTGGGATTCGGGTGAGGAAACCTCGCGACTGGAGATGGCACAGACCGCGCAGACCAAGTACGGCGCGCCACAACTCACGATGCATCGTGCCGATTTGCTTCAGGCGCTAGAGCAAGCGGTGCCCGCGGAGAGCATCGCGCTGGGCAAGAAGCTCGTTTCCTTCGAAGCGCCGGGCGTTGGCGAGACGGGCCGCATCCGGCTGAGCTTCGCCGACGGCACGCACGACGACGCGGATGTGCTCATCGGTGCCGATGGCATTCACTCGGTCGTGCGCACGGGCCTGTTCGGACCGGAATCGCCGGAGTTCACGGGAGTCGTTGCTTATCGCGCGGTCGTCCCGGCGAACAAGCTGGGCGGCGTGCCGAATCTGGGCGCGTTCACCAAGTGGTGGGGACCGGTGGCGTCGAGCCAGATCGTGACGTTCCCGCTCAATCTCGGCCGTGACATCTTCGTATTCGCCACCACGGCGCAGGACAGTTGGACGCTCGAGTCGTGGACCGCACCGGGCGACGTGCTGGAGTTGCGCGCGATGTATGCCGACTACCATCCCGAAGCTCGCGCGCTGCTCGATGCGTGCGACAGCGTGCTGAAGTCGGCGTTGTACGTGCGCGACCCGCTGCCGCAATGGTCGCGCGGCCGGGTTTCGCTGCTTGGCGACGCGTGCCATCCGATGATGCCGTTCATGGCGCAGGGCGCCGGTATGGCCATCGAAGACGCTGTGGTAATGTCTCGCCACCTTGCCGAGGTCGGCCCGAACGCCGATGCGGATGCACTGGCTGGCGCGCTCGCCGGTTACGAAGCGGCACGTCGCGAGCGCACCGCGCGCGTGCAGATCGGCTCGCGCGGCAACCAGTGGCTCAAAGAGGGCGGCAACGCCGATTGGGTCTACGAATACGACGCATGGCAGGTGCCGGTGGCTGCTTGA
- a CDS encoding IclR family transcriptional regulator, with product MTKATPATARDSSTARAERDDRDDRDDRDATQTGLITPVMRALKLLRFVADGGSTANMSEVGRRIGVNRVTVMRLLATLEHEGVLEPLPHGGHRLGLGFLTLSAAALAGEDHLATARRVLTRVTSETGLSSYLTVLDGTQVRYLLCETPALPLVSNIRAGSRVTAHLTAPGRSLLAHLSPERRRALLGPEPLAAATAQSARTYAALDAQLARDRETGCAWSQDGFEAGIDACAAAVLDAQGRPLAALSVAGPRSLVGTDTLSRERTAAVVKSGAADLTVLLADAPAFLAAAERA from the coding sequence ATGACGAAAGCAACGCCCGCCACTGCCCGCGATTCCAGCACTGCCCGCGCAGAGCGCGACGATCGTGACGATCGTGACGATCGCGATGCTACGCAGACCGGGCTCATCACGCCGGTCATGCGCGCGCTCAAGCTGCTGCGCTTTGTGGCGGACGGCGGCTCGACGGCCAACATGAGCGAGGTGGGCCGGCGTATCGGCGTTAATCGCGTGACCGTCATGCGACTGCTTGCCACCCTTGAGCATGAAGGCGTGCTTGAACCGCTGCCGCACGGCGGGCATCGGCTCGGCCTCGGCTTTCTCACGCTTTCCGCAGCGGCGCTCGCGGGCGAGGACCACCTCGCCACGGCGCGCCGCGTGCTGACACGCGTGACCAGCGAGACCGGGTTGTCCAGCTATCTCACAGTGCTCGACGGCACGCAGGTGCGTTATCTGTTGTGCGAGACGCCTGCCCTGCCCCTCGTGAGCAATATCCGCGCGGGGAGTCGTGTCACCGCGCATCTGACCGCGCCGGGGCGGTCGCTGCTTGCACACTTGAGCCCTGAGCGCCGCCGGGCGTTGCTTGGCCCTGAGCCGCTCGCGGCGGCAACAGCGCAGAGTGCGCGGACTTACGCGGCGCTGGACGCCCAATTGGCACGCGACCGGGAAACCGGTTGCGCGTGGAGTCAGGACGGCTTCGAAGCCGGTATTGACGCATGCGCGGCGGCAGTACTCGATGCACAAGGACGGCCGCTGGCCGCACTGAGTGTGGCGGGGCCTCGCTCGCTCGTGGGCACCGACACGCTTAGCCGGGAGCGCACGGCGGCCGTCGTCAAATCCGGCGCGGCCGATCTCACCGTATTACTGGCAGACGCGCCAGCTTTCCTAGCTGCGGCAGAAAGGGCCTGA
- a CDS encoding DUF4148 domain-containing protein: MTRTLSHLLIAATLTVAAAPAAFAGTGGNGYPNENLFWQSSVYSEKLAVPSAQVRQELIEAQAQGKLTQTDSQYPQLKTYGHSVGARVQGSTALINSTYAGS; the protein is encoded by the coding sequence ATGACCCGCACACTTTCGCATCTGTTGATTGCCGCGACCTTGACTGTGGCAGCCGCACCGGCCGCATTTGCAGGCACTGGCGGTAACGGCTATCCGAACGAAAACCTGTTCTGGCAATCGAGCGTGTATAGCGAAAAGCTGGCCGTGCCGAGCGCACAGGTTCGTCAGGAACTGATCGAAGCCCAAGCGCAAGGCAAGCTCACGCAGACTGACAGTCAGTATCCGCAACTGAAGACTTACGGTCATTCGGTTGGGGCCCGTGTCCAAGGTTCGACTGCACTGATCAATTCGACTTACGCTGGTAGTTAA
- a CDS encoding ArsR/SmtB family transcription factor: MDLTRDYAPGVSSLASLLADAGRMTMLWALMDGSARPAGELALVAGLSPSSASGHLARLVDGGVLAQEARGRHRYFRIATPETATAIEALASAALATRELRPRPVPVSRATPPPLRHARTCYDHLAGEVAVDLFARMRERRWLRIDGSDVALTDSGVNGLTALGVDLTTARARRRRFACTCPDWSERKPHLGGALGAALLTTCLHAKWLEPTREPRALRVTPLGERHLADFAT; the protein is encoded by the coding sequence ATGGACCTCACCCGCGATTACGCCCCCGGCGTTAGTTCGCTCGCATCCCTGCTCGCCGATGCGGGCCGCATGACCATGCTCTGGGCGTTGATGGACGGTTCCGCCCGTCCGGCAGGGGAACTTGCACTCGTTGCTGGCCTTTCCCCCTCAAGCGCCAGCGGTCACCTTGCCCGTCTCGTCGACGGCGGCGTCCTCGCCCAAGAAGCCCGCGGACGCCATCGCTATTTCCGCATTGCCACACCGGAAACCGCCACGGCCATCGAAGCGCTCGCGAGTGCCGCGTTGGCAACACGCGAACTCCGCCCGCGTCCGGTCCCCGTCAGCCGCGCAACACCGCCCCCGCTACGTCACGCACGCACCTGTTACGACCATCTTGCCGGCGAAGTTGCCGTTGACCTGTTCGCGCGCATGCGTGAGCGTCGCTGGCTTCGCATCGACGGCAGTGATGTCGCGCTAACCGACTCGGGCGTCAACGGCCTCACCGCCCTCGGCGTCGACCTCACCACCGCCCGCGCCCGCCGCCGTCGCTTCGCTTGCACCTGCCCCGACTGGAGCGAACGCAAACCTCACCTCGGCGGCGCCCTCGGCGCGGCACTCCTCACCACGTGCCTTCACGCCAAATGGCTTGAGCCGACACGCGAACCTCGAGCGCTGCGCGTCACGCCGTTGGGCGAACGCCATCTCGCCGACTTCGCTACCTGA